One window of the Carassius auratus strain Wakin chromosome 20, ASM336829v1, whole genome shotgun sequence genome contains the following:
- the LOC113037917 gene encoding uncharacterized protein LOC113037917 → MNAQTLFANATVSRIQLSVDFSEPGHYILYAYHIIFSTSAVLLSGSVVIGILKTKHLRIQNRFMFMLSTSMSDVITGLSAYYSGLFDVQEGFPSRNGTYNILPSFLGVNLLVFMFAQFDRYCAVCYPFIYERFVSRTVVICVCSYCWFHACVLFQLILNLIPVILSNKLFAFSIAMLQIVVLTNVLMTIKLFFVAKHQVARDPPSAERDSKAESIKIIIVVVISFLIFWYPAFINIIVKQVSKYGIYSKNDGSNPFLILARFNALSTSGLYIWGSPSLRTAVWRIGWYKVLEQCKRR, encoded by the coding sequence ATGAACGCCCAGACTCTCTTCGCAAACGCCACCGTTTCTCGCATTCAACTCTCTGTTGATTTCTCCGAACCTGGACACTACATCCTATATGCTTACCACATCATATTCTCCACAAGTGCGGTTCTGCTCTCAGGATCTGTAGTCATCGGGATCCTAAAAACGAAGCATCTACGAATTCAGAACAGATTCATGTTTATGCTGAGCACAAGCATGAGTGACGTTATTACAGGCCTGTCCGCTTATTACTCGGGTCTTTTTGACGTTCAAGAGGGATTCCCATCCAGAAACGGAACTTACAATATTTTACCGTCTTTCCTCGGTGTAAATCTTTTAGTCTTCATGTTTGCCCAGTTTGATAGATACTGCGCCGTGTGTTATCCTTTCATCTACGAGCGCTTCGTCTCACGCACTGTAGTCATTTGTGTCTGTTCGTACTGCTGGTTCCACGCTTGCGTTCTGTTCCAGCTTATTTTGAATTTGATCCCAGTTATACTAAGTAACAAGCTATTTGCGTTCAGCATCGCCATGTTACAAATTGTCGTGTTGACCAATGTGTTGATGACGATTAAACTGTTCTTCGTTGCCAAACATCAAGTTGCACGAGACCCGCCAAGTGCGGAGAGAGACAGCAAGGCAGAGTCTATAAAGATTATAATAGTCGTCGTTATTAGTTTTTTAATCTTCTGGTACCCCGCTTTTATAAACATAATTGTAAAGCAAGTTTCTAAATACGGCATTTATTCTAAAAACGACGGCTCGAACCCGTTTTTAATACTGGCTCGTTTCAATGCACTGTCTACTTCAGGCCTATACATTTGGGGCAGTCCGTCTTTACGCACTGCTGTGTGGCGCATCGGCTGGTACAAGGTTTTAGAACAGTGCAAAAGAAGGTGA